The proteins below are encoded in one region of Hordeum vulgare subsp. vulgare chromosome 3H, MorexV3_pseudomolecules_assembly, whole genome shotgun sequence:
- the LOC123442754 gene encoding snurportin-1, protein MAPPQHDPRRPYKRPAISDQQRRRDSALHTQSARRADAQARARSLANSLLSPQPPPSSPAASDQPPPSPDARDERGHDPTVADVASATAKLRGPDQRRWFARQIMLPEWMVDAPPHLARDWHVSARPAGKRCMVVSSNGITISRLRNGTILHRFPSALPNGSKRGLSGPASSYSILDCIFHEPDETYYIVDMICWRGYSLYDCTAEFRFFWVNSKLMETSAGDPPSTYHRYRFSAVPMYESTLDGLQAAYSGSTPYVKDGLLFYNKHAHYQAGITPLTLVWKDNICSQYLLDTDSEGQVPTEQHVVLELQEDGKLVTSDDPPIAFGSLDNEFIQKSNLRPGNLLRFSVRDESVKLVDGKMEIGELQLAGKLNRSRTFADSLSKVLFQYAARHAPLRIEDLVASVQSNSMEIESTDVEMQG, encoded by the exons ATGGCGCCGCCGCAGCACGACCCGCGCCGCCCCTACAAGCGCCCCGCCATCTCCGACCAGCAGCGCCGCCGCGACTCCGCGCTCCACACCCAGTCCGCCCGCCGCGCCgacgcccaggcgcgcgcgcgcaGCCTCGCCAACTCCCTCCTGTCTCCCCAGCCgcccccctcctcccccgccgccTCCGACCAACCCCCGCCCTCCCCCGACGCCCGTGACGAACGTGGCCATGACCCCACCGTCGCCGACGTCGCCTCGGCCACAGCCAAGCTCCGCGGCCCCGACCAGCGCCGCTGGTTCGCCCGCCAGATCATGCTCCCCGAGTGGATGGTCGAcgcccctccccacctcgcccgcgACTG gcacgTTTCTGCCAGACCTGCCGGCAAACGATGCATGGTCGTGTCGTCGAACGGCATCACGATTAGCAGGCTCCGTAACGGGACCATTCTTCACCGGTTCCCCTCGGCCTTGCCCAACGGGTCAAAGAGAGGACTCTCTGGCCCGGCAAGCTCCTACTCTATCCTCGACTGCATATTCCATGAG CCCGATGAGACGTACTACATCGTTGATATGATTTGTTGGCGAGGCTATTCGCTGTATGATTGCACTGCCGAGTTCAGGTTTTTCTGGGTGAACTCTAAGCTTATGGAGACTTCTGCTGGTGATCCTCCGTCGACATACCATCGGTATAGATTCAGTGCTGTCCCTATGTATGAGTCGACGCTTGATGGCCTTCAAGCAGCATATTCAGGAAGCACACCTTATGTTAAAGATGGCTTGCTGTTCTATAACAA GCATGCACATTATCAAGCTGGAATCACCCCCCTTACATTAGTATGGAAAGACAATATCTGCAGCCAATACCTTCTTGACACGGATAGTGAGGGACAAGTTCCAACTGAGCAACAC GTTGTGTTGGAACTGCAAGAGGATGGAAAGCTAGTTACTTCTGATGATCCTCCAATTGCATTTGGTAGCTTGGACAACGAATTTATCCAGAAG TCAAACCTGCGGCCAGGTAACCTTCTTCGCTTCAGTGTAAGAGATGAAAGTGTGAAACTTGTGGATGGAAAGATGGAGATTGGTGAGCTGCAACTTGCCGGAAAGTTGAACCGTTCTCGTACTTTTGCTGACAGCCTCTCCAAA GTTTTATTCCAGTATGCTGCCAGGCATGCTCCTCTGAGAATTGAGGATTTGGTAGCTTCTGTTCAATCAAACAGTATGGAGATTGAATCCACAGATGTTGAAATGCAAGGTTGA
- the LOC123442756 gene encoding RNA-binding protein 4.1-like has product MSQEEVRLSLAHANVKFVLASTFAVTERMEWGDPNKCHICGEVGHWKRECPTRGRGRGYNRGGTGRGRYAPGRGGYPWNSGGQLSRGRGGYSGNSGGRAHMVVEEDTGTSQGKGVDEAAYGDFAHWASTDEGATDEPDGWDWHQA; this is encoded by the exons ATGTCTCAAGAGGAGGTGAGGCTATCTCTTGCGCATGcaaacgtgaagtttgtgctggcTTCGACATTTGCAGTCACTGAGCGCATGGAGTGGGGAGATCCCAACAAATGTCATATTTGTGGGGAGGTAGGTCATTGGAAGAGGGAATGTCCAACTCGTGGTAGAGGCAGGGGATACAACAGAGGGGGCACTGGCAGAGGAAGGTATGCTCCAGGCAGAGGTGGATACCCATGGAACTCAGGGGGTCAACTTTCTAGGGGCAGAGGTGGCTACTCAGGAAACTCAGGGGGCAGGGCGCATATGGTAGTTGAAGAGGACACTGGGACGTCACAGGGCAAGGGAGTTGATGAGGCTGCCTATGGAGACTTTGCTCACTGGGCCTCCACTGATGAAG GAGCGACAGACGAGCCAGACGGTTGGGACTGGCACCAGGCGTAG
- the LOC123442757 gene encoding uncharacterized protein LOC123442757, translating to MAACLSPTLPRHTVHRRRGWAPKPPSSSSSPSTAAYSRRHRQHQHQIVATRSGAISARAASPAAAAAAARGLDADDIRHPLDKQNTLLLKAIPGLNDIGKALLGPVSEQVMVLQNIGSSVLVSENQLPELHQLMVEAAKILNTEAPDLYIRQNPVPNAYTLAINGKRPFVVVHTSLVELLTRKELQAVLAHELGHLKCDHGVWLTFANILTMGAYTVPGFGMVAGFLEEQLFRWLRAAELTCDRAALLVVKDPKVVISVLMKLAGGCPSLSDQLNVDAFLEQARSYDKASSNPVGWYIRNAQTRELSHPLPRCVVMDIEGTTTPISFVADVLFPYARANARAHLAATYHTKQTQEDIALLHAQILQDLADGVPGAVPLPPPDDTDQDKTIDALVANVQAMINADRKLTALKQLQGHVWRRGFESGEIKGEVYDDVVQALAEWDARGIKSYIYSSGSREAQRLIFGNTVAHGDLRRYLSAFFDTNVGGKKESRSYYEIWQTLGVDSPSQILFLTDVYQEATAARDAGLEVLISIRPGNAPLPEDHGFQTITSFAQIAT from the exons ATGGCGGCCTGCCTCTCCCCCACGCTCCCTCGCCACAccgtccaccgccgccgcggcTGGGCCCCAaagcctccctcctcctcctcctccccctccacggCCGCATACAGCCGGCGCCAccgccagcaccagcaccagatcGTCGCAACGCGCTCCGGCGCCATCTCCGCCCGCGCCGCCTCCCCTgcggccgctgccgctgccgcccgGGGCCTCGACGCCGACGACATCCGCCACCCGCTCGACAAGCAG AACACCTTGCTGCTCAAAGCAATTCCAGGGCTCAATGATATAGGCAAGGCTTTGCTAG GGCCGGTTTCCGAGCAAGTTATGGTTCTTCAAAACATTGGATCGTCGGTTCTCGTCTCTGAAAACCAG TTGCCTGAACTTCACCAGCTCATGGTCGAAGCCGCGAAGATCTTGAACACGGAGGCGCCCGACTTGTACATACGGCAGAATCCCGTCCCTAACGCTTACACCCTAGCGATAAACGGGAAAAGGCCGTTCGTCGTCGTCCACACGAGCCTCGTGGAGCTGCTCACCAGAAAGGAATTGCAG GCTGTTTTGGCACATGAGCTGGGTCACCTCAAGTGCGATCATGGAGTCTGGCTCACCTTTGCCAACATACTAACAATGGGGGCATATACTGTCCCTG GTTTCGGTATGGTTGCTGGGTTCCTTGAAGAACAGCTGTTCAGGTGGCTGCGCGCCGCGGAGCTGACTTGCGACAGGGCGGCTCTTCTCGTAGTAAAAGATCCCAAG GTTGTCATCTCGGTCCTGATGAAGCTGGCGGGAGGATGCCCTTCGCTGTCGGACCAGCTGAACGTGGACGCCTTCCTGGAGCAAGCCCGGTCGTACGACAAGGCATCGTCGAACCCGGTCGGGTGGTACATCCG GAACGCTCAGACGAGGGAGCTGTCGCACCCTTTGCCC CGATGTGTTGTGATGGACATCGAAGGCACCACCACCCCCATCTCCTTCGTCGCCGACGTGCTCTTCCCCTACGCGCGGGCCAACGCCCGCGCCCACCTCGCCGCCACATACCACACCAAACAGACCCAAGAAGACATCGCCCTCCTCCACGCCCAGATCCTCCAAGACCTGGCCGACGGGGTCCCCGGCGCCGTCCCACTCCCACCGCCCGATGACACCGACCAGGACAAGACCATCGACGCCCTGGTGGCCAACGTGCAGGCCATGATCAACGCGGACCGGAAGCTCACGGCgctcaagcagctgcagggccacgTGTGGCGGCGCGGCTTCGAGAGCGGCGAGATCAAGGGGGAGGTCTACGACGACGTCGTCCAAGCCCTCGCGGAGTGGGACGCAAGAGGCATCAAGAGCTACATCTACTCCAGTGGCAGCAGGGAGGCACAACGGCTCATCTTCGGCAACACCGTCGCCCACGGCGACCTCCGGCGGTACCTCTCCGCCTTCTTCGACACCAATGTTGG AGGCAAGAAAGAGTCTCGGAGTTACTACGAGATCTGGCAGACCCTCGGCGTCGACAGCCCGTCCCAGATACTCTTCCTCACCGATGTCTACCAAGAAGCCACCGCTGCAAGGGATGCAG GTCTTGAGGTGCTTATATCGATCAGACCTGGGAACGCGCCGCTCCCTGAGGATCACGGCTTCCAGACCATCACGTCGTTTGCTCAAATCGCCACCTGA
- the LOC123442758 gene encoding pentatricopeptide repeat-containing protein At3g09040, mitochondrial-like, with protein sequence MTMVRANPATVVLDLFKHIKRSAGGRLDQFDLAAVLSACARLDILACGTQVHCDAVKSGFFSGAFCATALVNMYARCGCVGDARRVFGGITCPDTVCWTSMISGYHRAGSYWEALSLFSRMLKMGSSPDQVTCVTVISILASLGRLDDAKALLKRMPAPSTVAWNAVISSYAQQSGIEHGVFGLYKDMRRQGLWPSRSTFASMLSAAANMRAFVEGQQFHASSVRHGLDANVFVGSSLINLYAKCGRISEARYVFDFSRERNTVMWNAMLNGLVRNELQEEAIQMFWYMMRLGLEADEFTFVSVLGACAYLDSYCLGRQVQCVTIKKCIDTSLLVANATLDMHSKFGAIDDAKTLFNLIPYKDSVSWNALIVGLARNGEEEEAIGMLGLMNEGGITPDEVSFATIVNACSNIRATETGKQIHCLAMKYSICSNHAVGSSLIDLYSKHGDVESCRKVLAQVDASSIVPINALIAGLVQNNRDDEAIQLFQQVLRDGLKPSSFTFSSILSGCTGLLSSIVGKQAHCYILKSGLLNDDSSLGVSLIRIYLKSKMLEDANKLLTEMPDHKNLLEWTAIISGYAQNGYSSQSLLSFWRMRSYDVHSDEATFASILKACSEMTALNDGKEIHGLIIKSGFYSYETSTSALIDMYSKCGDITSSFEVFKQLENKQGITLWNSMIVGFAKNGYADDALLLFQKMQESQLKPDEVTLLGVLIACAHAGLISVGRHYFDSMNKVYGLKPRVDHYACFIDLLGRGGHLEEAEEVINQLPFRPDGVIWATYLAACRMHNDEERGKVAAKKLAELEPENPSTYVLVSDLHAAAGNWGEAKIAREAMRENGVTKFPGCSWVTVGNKTSLFLVQDKKHPDSLSIYEKLDDLTGMMKKDDDIEEYDMLISAEMFT encoded by the coding sequence ATGACGATGGTCCGGGCAAATCCAGCGACGGTGGTTCTTGATTTgttcaagcacatcaagcgctcaGCTGGTGGCCGTCTGGACCAGTTTGACCTTGCGGCGGTCCTGTCAGCGTGCGCGAGGCTGGATATCCTCGCCTGCGGCACACAGGTGCACTGTGACGCGGTGAAGAGCGGCTTCTTCTCGGGCGCCTTCTGTGCCACAGCGCTGGTGAACATGTATGCCAGGTGTGGCTGCGTGGGGGATGCCCGTAGGGTGTTCGGTGGAATCACATGCCCGGATACCGTGTGCTGGACGAGCATGATCTCTGGGTACCACCGAGCTGGAAGCTACTGGGAAGCATTGTCTTTGTTCTCGAGAATGTTGAAGATGGGATCTTCTCCGGACCAAGTGACATGTGTCACCGTCATTTCCATTCTTGCGAGCTTGGGTAGGCTGGATGACGCAAAGGCCTTGCTGAAGAGGATGCCGGCGCCTAGCACGGTTGCTTGGAACGCTGTCATCTCCAGTTATGCGCAACAGAGTGGGATTGAGCATGGGGTCTTTGGATTGTATAAGGATATGAGGAGGCAGGGATTATGGCCCAGTAGATCGACATTCGCCAGCATGCTAAGTGCAGCAGCCAATATGAGGGCGTTTGTTGAAGGTCAACAATTCCACGCGTCCTCGGTAAGGCATGGCTTGGATGCAAATGTTTTCGTCGGCAGTTCTCTGATCAACCTGTATGCGAAATGTGGTCGCATTAGTGAGGCGAGGTATGTGTTTGATTTCTCCCGTGAGAGGAACACTGTCATGTGGAATGCGATGCTCAATGGGCTTGTTCGAAATGAGCTACAAGAAGAGGCCATCCAAATGTTTTGGTATATGATGAGGCTTGGTCTTGAGGCTGATGAGTTCACGTTTGTCAGCGTTCTTGGTGCATGTGCCTACTTGGATTCATATTGCCTGGGAAGACAAGTGCAGTGTGTGACAATCAAGAAATGCATAGATACAAGCTTGCTTGTTGCTAATGCAACATTAGATATGCACTCCAAATTTGGAGCTATAGATGATGCGAAAACATTATTCAATCTGATTCCTTACAAGGATAGTGTATCCTGGAATGCCCTTATAGTTGGACTTGCACGTaatggagaagaggaagaagcaatTGGTATGCTTGGATTGATGAATGAGGGTGGTATAACACCAGATGAAGTGTCTTTTGCTACTATAGTTAATGCATGTTCCAATATTCGAGCTACTGAGACTGGAAAGCAAATCCACTGCCTAGCAATGAAGTATAGTATCTGCTCAAATCATGCTGTGGGTAGCTCTCTGATTGATTTATATTCTAAGCATGGAGATGTGGAATCTTGTAGGAAGGTTTTGGCACAGGTAGATGCAAGTAGTATAGTCCCAATAAATGCTCTGATTGCGGGTCTTGTGCAGAACAATAGAGATGATGAAGCTATACAGTTGTTTCAGCAGGTTCTTAGAGATGGTTTAAAGCCCTCCAGCTTTACATTTTCAAGCATTCTTTCTGGTTGCACTGGACTTCTCAGTTCAATTGTTGGCAAACAAGCTCATTGTTACATATTGAAGTCTGGTCTTCTGAATGATGATTCTTCCCTTGGTGTTTCACTGATCCGGATATATTTGAAGTCCAAAATGCTCGAGGATGCCAACAAACTCTTGACAGAGATGCCAGATCACAAAAACCTGCTTGAGTGGACAGCTATCATTTCAGGGTATGCTCAAAATGGTTACAGTTCTCAATCATTGCTATCATTTTGGAGAATGCGCAGTTATGATGTTCACTCAGATGAGGCGACATTCGCTAGTATTCTCAAAGCTTGTTCAGAGATGACAGCTCTGAACGATGGGAAAGAGATACATGGGCTCATCATTAAATCTGGATTTTATTCTTATGAAACTTCCACTAGTGCcctcatagacatgtactccaagTGTGGTGATATCACCTCATCCTTTGAAGTGTTCAAACAATTGGAAAACAAGCAAGGCATCACGTTATGGAACTCCATGATTGTTGGATTTGCAAAGAATGGTTATGCTGACGATGCACTTCTGCTTTTTCAGAAAATGCAGGAGTCACAACTAAAGCCTGATGAAGTTACATTACTTGGTGTCCTAATCGCTTGTGCTCATGCTGGCTTAATTTCTGTGGGTCGACATTACTTTGATTCTATGAACAAAGTCTATGGATTAAAGCCTAGAGTAGATCATTATGCGTGTTTTATTGATCTCCTTGGACGAGGTGGTCATCTTGAAGAGGCTGAAGAAGTTATTAACCAGTTGCCCTTCAGACCTGATGGTGTGATCTGGGCGACATACCTTGCAGCATGCAGAATGCACAATGATGAAGAAAGGGGGAAAGTTGCAGCAAAAAAACTTGCTGAGTTGGAACCAGAAAACCCGTCTACATATGTGTTGGTTTCAGACTTACATGCTGCAGCTGGTAACTGGGGTGAAGCTAAGATAGCCAGAGAAGCAATGCGAGAAAATGGAGTAACAAAATTTCCGGGATGCAGTTGGGTCACAGTAGGGAACAAGACAAgcttatttcttgtacaagacaaGAAACACCCTGACTCTCTTAGCATCTATGAAAAGCTTGATGATCTTACTGGAATGATGAAGAAAGATGATGACATTGAGGAATATGATATGCTTATTTCTGCTGAAATGTTTACTTGA